A genome region from Salvia splendens isolate huo1 chromosome 19, SspV2, whole genome shotgun sequence includes the following:
- the LOC121779495 gene encoding ACD11 homolog protein-like has translation MALKLRSLFSRSGGSFKEKSEKLVKSSSMSGLEGDGVGTAAGCKFTPLSAMADAFEDISATVNEAGFNGDLDLKSFCDACSHVSILFGCLGAAFKFAEFEYCSKVNGLKGAINTHLTLCKIIDHDMKQDKVKTKGSLTRQLRRVRQGIDLIATLFQNFLNSDDPSLKEAATSAYAETCAPYHTWAVRTAASAGMYALPTREQLLVKMNETQESAEREMRRFIKASVPVIAYIDKLYTVRNISLDW, from the exons ATGGCCCTCAAATTACGTTCCCTTTTTTCAAGATCAGGAGGCTCATTCAAAGAAAA GAGCGAAAAATTGGTTAAGAGCTCAAGTATGTCGGGGCTTGAGGGGGATGGTGTTGGCACTGCTGCAGGGTGTAAGTTCACGCCTTTGTCGGCGATGGCGGACGCGTTCGAGGACATCTCGGCGACGGTGAACGAGGCCGGATTTAACGGTGATCTCGATTTGAAGAGCTTCTGTGATGCGTGCTCTCATGTCTCTATTCTCTTTGGCTGCCTTGGCGCGGCCTTTAAATTTGCTGAGTTCGAGTATTGTTCGAAG GTGAATGGGCTTAAGGGGGCAATAAACACACATTTGACATTATGCAAAATAATAGATCATGACATGAAACAAGACAAAGTTAAGACAAAAGGAAGTCTTACTCGTCAGCTGCGAAGAGTGAGACAAGGCATTGATCTCATTGCAACTCTGTTCCAGAATTTCCTCAACTCAGA TGACCCGAGTTTGAAAGAAGCCGCGACGTCGGCTTATGCAGAAACCTGCGCACCTTACCACACTTGGGCTGTAAGAACTGCTGCTTCGGCAGGGATGTACGCTCTTCCTACAAGGGAGCAGCTGCTCGTCAAAATGAACGAAACTC AGGAATCAGCGGAGAGGGAGAtgagaagattcatcaaagcCTCGGTTCCGGTCATAGCATACATTGACAAGCTCTACACTGTGAGAAATATCAGCTTGGATTGGTGA
- the LOC121779494 gene encoding dihydrolipoyllysine-residue acetyltransferase component 4 of pyruvate dehydrogenase complex, chloroplastic-like, whose amino-acid sequence MASLSFSSSVSSSTPFLRPSALLLRPRPRPSPVIRAKIREIFMPALSSTMTEGKIVSWVKSEGDLLFKGESVVVVESDKADMDVETFYDGILAAIVVSEGDTAPVGAAIGILAETEAEIEEAKAKAAAKSPSSPPPAAPVAESPAPAAPISADSAPGKVVATPFAKKLAKQHKVDVRKLAGTGPNGRVTPEDVEKAAGIAPAPKANVAAAVAPSAPAPAAPAKAAVSYPEIPGAKIVPFTTMQAAVSRNMIESLSVPTFRVGYPIATDALDALYKKVKAKGVTMTALLAKAAAMALVQHPVVNSSCKDGKSFTYNSSVNIAVAVAMDDGLITPVLQDADKLDLYLLSKKWKELVEKARAKQLQPQEYNSGTFTLSNLGMFGVDRFDAILPPGQGAIMAVGASKPTVVADKEGFFTVKNQMLVNVTADHRVIYGADLAAYLQTFMKIIQNPESLTM is encoded by the exons ATGGCTTccctctccttctcctcctccgtCTCCTCCTCCACTCCCTTCCTCCGCCCCTCCGCACTCCTCCTCCGCCCCCGCCCCCGCCCCTCCCCCGTCATCCGCGCCAAGATCCGCGAGATCTTCATGCCCGCTCTCAGCTCCACCATGACCGAGGGCAAAATCGTCTCCTGGGTCAAATCCGAGGGCGACCTCCTCTTCAAGGGCGAATCCGTCGTCGTCGTCGAGTCCGACAAGGCCGACATGGACGTCGAGACCTTCTACGACGGCATCCTCGCCGCAATCGTTGTCAGCGAGGGCGACACCGCCCCCGTCGGCGCCGCGATCGGCATTTTAGCCGAGACCGAGGCTGAAATTGAAGAAGCTAAAGCAAAAGCCGCCGCGAAatcgccgtcgtcgccgcctcctGCTGCTCCGGTAGCTGAATCTCCTGCTCCTGCTGCTCCGATTTCTGCTGATTCTGCGCCGGGGAAGGTGGTGGCGACGCCGTTTGCAAAGAAATTGGCGAAGCAGCATAAGGTGGATGTCCGTAAATTGGCGGGGACGGGGCCGAACGGTAGGGTTACGCCGGAGGATGTGGAGAAAGCTGCTGGAATCGCGCCTGCACCGAAGGCGAATGTGGCAGCTGCGGTGGCGCCGTCGGCGCCGGCGCCTGCAGCTCCGGCGAAGGCTGCGGTGAGTTACCCTGAGATTCCAGGGGCGAAAATTGTGCCGTTTACCACAATGCAGGCGGCGGTGTCGAGGAATATGATCGAGAGCCTCTCCGTGCCGACTTTCAGAGTTGGTTATCCGATTGCGACGGATGCGCTCGATGCTCTGTATAAGAAG GTGAAGGCGAAGGGTGTTACGATGACAGCCTTGCTAGCAAAAGCTGCAGCAATGGCACTGGTTCAGCATCCGGTGGTGAATTCATCGTGTAAAGATGGGAAAAGTTTTACATACAACAGCAGCGTAAATATCGCTGTGGCTGTGGCAATGGATGATGGGTTGATCACGCCCGTGCTTCAAGATGCTGATAAG TTGGATTTGTATCTCTTGTCGAAGAAGTGGAAGGAGCTAGTCGAAAAGGCACGAGCGAAGCAACTACAGCCCCAAGAATACAACTCAG GGACTTTCACATTATCTAATTTGGGCATGTTTGGAGTCGATAGATTCGATGCTATACTTCCTCCAGGACAG GGAGCTATAATGGCCGTGGGAGCATCAAAGCCTACCGTTGTAGCTGACAAAGAAGGATTCTTCACCGTTAAAAACCAGATGCTG GTGAACGTTACAGCTGACCACCGAGTCATCTATGGTGCCGACTTGGCTGCATACCTTCAAACATTCATGAAAATCATCCAGAACCCAGAAAGCTTGACAATGTAG
- the LOC121780377 gene encoding heat stress transcription factor C-1b-like, with the protein MHEMQIDGDIIAPFVMKTYQILSDPATNRIIAWGGANNSFIVLEPLDFSQRILPLYFKHNNFSSFVRQLNTYGFRKVDPDRWEFANEWFLRGQTQLLSKIVRKKHVSRGYTSFVSKHEEEEEGEDDGGGGGVPGGDELVMEIEKLRREQESLEEELASMSRRLQATERRPKQMMTFLSKVVEDPQSLPEMMLNRGNARQLAYDSSSKKGRIMESSSSSCSSGVALPSSSAKSEEEIGEKSEDDRFGVSVIRQEYHGYGNLFSSSTDFFSGGVGVCGGGGGAFAPPMNGGGVSWSYFDDLEMDRQTPAPYPFSLLDGRF; encoded by the exons ATGCATGAAATGCAGATCGACGGCGACATAATAGCACCGTTTGTGATGAAAACCTACCAAATCCTGAGCGATCCGGCCACGAATCGGATCATCGCATGGGGCGGGGCAAACAACAGTTTCATCGTGCTGGAGCCTTTGGATTTTTCGCAGAGGATTTTGCCGCTTTATTTCAAGCACAACAACTTCTCCAGCTTCGTGCGCCAGCTCAATACCTAT GGCTTCAGAAAGGTTGATCCAGACAGATGGGAGTTTGCAAACGAATGGTTTTTGCGCGGACAGACGCAGCTATTGAGCAAGATTGTGAGGAAGAAGCACGTGAGCAGAGGCTACACTTCATTCGTGAGCAAAcacgaagaagaggaagaaggtgaagatgatggtggtggtggtggtgtacCTGGTGGTGATGAATTGGTAATGGAGATTGAGAAGCTAAGACGCGAGCAAGAGAGTCTAGAGGAAGAGCTTGCGAGCATGAGCCGGAGGCTGCAGGCAACGGAGAGGAGGCCCAAGCAGATGATGACATTCTTGAGCAAAGTTGTTGAAGATCCTCAAAGTCTGCCTGAAATGATGCTAAATAGAGGAAATGCGAGGCAATTAGCGTATGACAGCAGCAGCAAGAAGGGTAGGATTATGGAGTCTTCATCGAGCTCTTGTTCTTCGGGTGTGGCATTGCCTAGTTCATCAGCCAAGAGTGAAGAGGAAATTGGTGAGAAATCTGAGGATGATAGGTTTGGTGTGTCTGTGATCAGGCAGGAATATCATGGTTATGGAAATCTTTTTAGCTCATCAACTGATTTCTTTTCCGGTGGTGTTGGTGTGTGCGGAGGCGGtggtggggcatttgccccaccgATGAATGGTGGTGGAGTTAGTTGGAGTTATTTTGATGATCTTGAGATGGATAGACAGACCCCAGCACCATATCCTTTCTCACTTCTTGATGGAAGATTTTAG
- the LOC121779869 gene encoding uncharacterized protein LOC121779869 yields the protein MGATATGNKAAAYAAWEEVAVSTEKGRREVHYYLRRCGGGGRDLVVVGKEKTATHMSYRYKIEDGKLLPSILSCASRVKLRSRREVVDWLESIISGKQLNGSKQFGGGMDRKLDDDVIEDVMKQKLGPCKTKSAWIGSSWTCRKKRTHYQSFCRNGAVISAQEFVYVLAEEGKRLVAYLDDMYEDIRGNKMVVVRWFHKIDEVGFVLPHDYNDREIFFSLCLQDLSIECIDGLATILSPEHYAKYISEAANTALMPFVCCKLFDNDDVKPFDITRVKGYWKQEIFRKSNKTVGESVGLGPNKRIRWSKESELYSKSPDNGESAVTSSQVSSDTHLDCKGRLKKGSKKEHGSSVTLPRRDNAATCKSEQYLAVGSQVEVLSQDSGIRGCWFRALIIKKHKDKVKVQYRDLKDAVDDAKNLEEWILASRLATQDTSGIRLSGRTTVRPSLASEKENVSCAATVGTVVDAWMHDGWWEGIVVKKESDDRFNVYFPDEKQEHTFSAGDLRYSKEWFDNGWQNIKPKPDVVSKLHGSEKISETKKDEPPSSVKIKLAVSLDNDALNQKMIKMPARDLTRDYLLAKLRWRSSGKRSRGRSPVKSCAEAGLSTFKGVFVNSSMKLDPDRCKSSRDSRFSSSVVSPI from the exons ATGGGTGCAACGGCGACGGGAAATAAAGCGGCGGCGTATGCCGCTTGGGAGGAGGTGGCGGTGTCGACGGAGAAGGGGCGGCGGGAGGTGCACTATTACCTCAGGCGCTGCGGCGGTGGGGGAAGAGATCTGGTGGTTGTGGGGAAGGAGAAGACCGCTACGCATATGTCGTATCGTTACAAGATTGAAGATGGCAAATTATTGCCATCGATTTTGAGCTGCGCTTCGAGGGTGAAGCTGAGGTCGAGACGTGAGGTTGTTGACTGGCTGGAATCGATAATTTCAG GTAAGCAGCTTAATGGATCTAAACAATTTGGAGGTGGGATGGATAGGAAATTAGATGATGACGTAATTGAG GATGTCATGAAACAGAAGTTGGGTCCATGTAAGACTAAATCTGCATGGATAGGTTCTTCCTGGACCTGCCGGAAAAAGCGGACACATTACCAGTCATTCTGTCGCAATGGAGCTGTGATTTCT GCTCAAGAATTTGTGTATGTATTGGCTGAAGAAGGCAAAAGACTTGTTGCTTACTTAGATGATATGTATGAAGATATCAGAGGCAACAAGATGGTTGTGGTACGATGGTTTCACAAAATTGATGAGGTTGGTTTTGTTTTGCCTCATGATTATAATGACAGAGAGATTTTCTTTTCTCTGTGTCTTCAAGATCTCAGCATAGAATGCATTGATGGACTAGCAACTATTCTCAGTCCGGAGCATTATGCGAAATACATAAGTGAAGCAGCAAATACAGCGTTGATGCCTTTTGTGTGCTGTAAACTCTTTGATAACGATGATGTCAAGCCTTTTGACATTACCCGAGTTAAAGGTTATTGGAAGCAGGAAATATTCAGGAAGTCAAACAAAACTGTAGGCGAGTCTGTTGGATTAGGGCCCAACAAGAGAATTCGCTGGTCTAAAGAGAGTGAGCTATATTCGAAGTCCCCTGACAACGGAGAGTCTGCTGTGACCAGTTCGCAAGTCAGCAGTGACACTCATCTAGACTGTAAAGGAAGGTTAAAGAAAGGTAGTAAGAAGGAACATGGCTCCTCTGTAACTTTACCTCGTCGAGATAATGCTGCAACATGCAAATCTGAGCAATATTTGGCTGTTGGCTCCCAAGTTGAGGTGCTCTCTCAAGATAGTGGCATCAGGGGCTGCTGGTTCAGGGCTTTGATCATTAAGAAACACAAAGATAAGGTCAAAGTACAGTACAGGGATCTCAAGGATGCAGTTGACGATGCAAAAAATCTGGAG GAATGGATATTGGCCTCTCGACTAGCTACACAAGATACATCTGGTATTCGTTTGTCTGGAAGGACCACTGTCAGACCAAGCCTGGCATCAGAAAAGGAAAACGTATCTTGTGCAGCAACTGTCGGCACTGTTGTTGATGCTTGGATGCATGATGGATGGTGGGAAGGGATTGTTGTGAAGAAAGAATCTGATGATCGGTTTAATGTGTACTTTCCTG ATGAAAAGCAAGAACATACTTTCAGTGCTGGCGATTTAAGGTATTCGAAGGAATGGTTCGACAATGGGTGGCAGAATATCAAGCCAAAGCCAGACGTCGTCTCGAAACTCCATGGCAGTGAGAAAATATCGGAAACCAAGAAAGATGAGCCACCTTCCTCGGTTAAAATTAAACTTGCTGTATCCTTGGACAATGATGCTTTGAACCAAAAGATGATCAAGATGCCAGCCCGAGACCTGACAAGAGATTATCTGCTTGCTAAGCTGCGATGGCGATCATCAGGGAAAAGAAGTCGCGGACGGAGCCCTGTCAAGTCCTGTGCTGAGGCAGGGCTGTCTACATTCAAGGGCGTCTTTGTTAACTCATCCATGAAGTTAGATCCGGACCGCTGCAAATCTTCGAGAGATTCTCGCTTCAGTTCGTCGGTGGTGTCACCTATTTGA
- the LOC121778791 gene encoding uncharacterized protein LOC121778791 yields the protein MSLGRWTREENSVAAFHGGTTLAAVESLALPRVQEVVFLADFRCPKCQRRVAEIMAKMNGETQSVVVSVLEKKVTLTYLFPTNEKPAGRQLAHRSSWSKTSLLLRLFRYSCN from the exons ATGTCTCTGGGGAGATGGACGAGGGAGGAGAATTCGGTGGCAGCATTCCACGGCGGCACAACGCTCGCGGCCGTGGAATCGCTGGCCTTGCCTCGGGTGCAGGAGGTCGTGTTCTTGGCTGACTTCCGGTGCCCGAAATGCCAGCGGAGAGTGGCTGAGATTATGGCCAAAATGAATG GGGAGACTCAATCCGTGGTGGTAAGTGTTTTGGAGAAGAAGGTGACGCTGACGTATTTGTTTCCGACCAATGAAAAGCCGGCCGGCCGACAACTTGCTCACCGGAGTTCATGGAGCAAGACTTCTCTATTATTGCGCCTCTTTCGCTATTCATGTAATTAA
- the LOC121779477 gene encoding heavy metal-associated isoprenylated plant protein 6-like, with protein MLEEAHCMVTRINLDCNACCRKMRRILLRMKEIETHLIEKQQNKVTVCGRFVPADLAIKIRKKMKRRVEILEIEELGNNVNGHIDQMPPVLAQPVY; from the exons ATGCTAGAAGAG GCTCATTGCATGGTGACGAGGATAAACCTCGATTGCAATGCTTGTTGCCGGAAAATGAGGCGAATTCTCCTTCGGATGAAAG AAATCGAGACGCATTTGATAGAGAAGCAACAAAACAAGGTGACGGTGTGTGGAAGATTCGTCCCCGCGGATCTAGCCATAAAGataaggaagaagatgaagcgAAGAGTTGAGATTCTTGAAATTGAAGAACTAGGTAACAATGTTAATGGACATATAGATCAAATGCCACCTGTATTAGCACAACCAGTTTATTAG